One Staphylococcus ratti DNA segment encodes these proteins:
- a CDS encoding sugar-binding transcriptional regulator translates to MKNIIQVQQRIVPDLVDKMYRRFSILSTIQKYQPVGRRTLSEKLNLTERVLRSETNLLKEQDLILVKPTGMTLTNVGVDVLSELNIYFNNYTDYHSLAKQIKDLYQIKEVHVVPGNSEKDLSVKVEMGRIAGQLLEKQLYKDAIVAVTGGSTMASVSDAMSSLPYKVLFVPARGGLGENVVFQANTICSTMAHRTGGSYTTLYVPDNVSELTYQNLLKEPAVIQTLEKIKDSQITIHGIGDALKMAKRRQSSQEVIKKLQHHNAVGEAFGYYFDEDGQIIHKVNTIGLQLEEVRLKTHNFAVAGGCSKGNAIKAYLKIAPKNTVLITDEEAAKMIVGTSTK, encoded by the coding sequence TTGAAAAATATCATTCAAGTGCAGCAAAGAATTGTTCCTGATTTGGTAGACAAGATGTATCGGCGTTTTTCAATTTTAAGTACCATCCAAAAGTATCAACCTGTCGGACGCCGAACGCTTAGCGAAAAATTAAATCTTACAGAAAGGGTGTTACGTTCTGAAACAAACCTTTTGAAAGAACAAGATTTAATTTTAGTCAAACCTACAGGAATGACACTGACTAATGTTGGTGTCGATGTCTTAAGTGAACTTAATATTTATTTTAATAACTATACAGATTATCATAGCTTAGCGAAGCAAATTAAAGATTTGTATCAAATTAAAGAAGTTCATGTAGTACCTGGTAATAGCGAAAAAGACTTAAGTGTTAAAGTCGAAATGGGGCGCATTGCAGGGCAATTATTAGAAAAACAATTATATAAGGACGCAATTGTTGCTGTGACCGGCGGTTCTACAATGGCATCTGTAAGTGATGCGATGTCATCATTACCTTATAAGGTATTATTTGTGCCTGCTAGAGGCGGCCTTGGTGAAAATGTTGTTTTCCAAGCGAACACCATTTGTTCTACGATGGCACATCGTACAGGTGGAAGCTATACGACATTATATGTTCCTGATAATGTCAGTGAGTTAACGTATCAGAATTTACTCAAAGAACCTGCAGTAATTCAAACACTAGAAAAAATTAAAGATTCACAAATAACAATACATGGCATTGGTGATGCGCTGAAAATGGCAAAAAGACGTCAATCATCACAAGAAGTGATAAAGAAACTTCAACATCATAATGCCGTAGGTGAAGCATTTGGGTATTATTTTGATGAAGATGGCCAAATTATTCACAAAGTCAATACAATTGGACTGCAACTTGAAGAGGTTCGATTGAAAACACACAATTTTGCTGTGGCGGGTGGTTGTTCTAAAGGTAATGCAATAAAAGCATACTTGAAAATAGCCCCTAAAAATACGGTATTAATTACAGATGAAGAAGCAGCAAAAATGATTGTAGGCACAAGCACTAAGTAA
- a CDS encoding DUF4887 domain-containing protein has translation MGLNNQMPPSRQNDKRAKKIATGCLSILVILLLIGGLIFAIFAFVDQSHRGNERLQEKSAEEYQKQKEEEKAKERKKRAEEKKEREKRLEAQEAQRQAMQASIEQERQASIEQARQASIEAARQARNKARTTEQPTKENKKEKPSSEEQKSSTEEKQTQEKSTQEKPTQEKPTQERTTEPASPSQPSTEERRTQQSTEAHHSTQTRQSRESASQTTDP, from the coding sequence ATGGGATTAAATAATCAAATGCCCCCGTCTAGACAAAATGACAAACGCGCTAAAAAAATAGCTACAGGCTGTTTGAGTATACTCGTTATTTTACTGTTAATAGGCGGATTGATATTTGCAATTTTTGCTTTTGTTGATCAATCACACCGTGGGAATGAGCGACTCCAAGAAAAATCTGCAGAAGAATACCAAAAGCAAAAAGAAGAAGAAAAAGCAAAAGAGAGAAAAAAACGTGCTGAAGAGAAAAAAGAGCGTGAGAAAAGGTTAGAAGCGCAAGAGGCTCAACGTCAAGCAATGCAAGCTTCAATCGAACAAGAACGCCAAGCTTCCATAGAGCAAGCACGTCAAGCGTCTATTGAAGCGGCACGCCAGGCTCGAAATAAAGCACGTACAACAGAGCAACCAACGAAAGAAAATAAGAAAGAGAAGCCATCATCAGAAGAACAAAAGTCTTCAACGGAAGAAAAGCAAACACAAGAAAAATCGACTCAAGAAAAGCCAACGCAGGAAAAACCAACACAAGAACGTACTACAGAACCGGCCTCTCCTTCTCAACCGTCAACAGAGGAACGGCGTACGCAGCAATCAACAGAAGCACATCATTCAACACAAACACGTCAAAGTCGTGAGTCAGCGTCACAAACTACAGACCCATAA
- a CDS encoding GNAT family N-acetyltransferase, whose translation MIREAKIEDIEVITEIYNHAIRHTTAVYTYDETSLEERETWFNKKKNEGWPIWVYEYEGAVAGFATFGSFRDWPAYQYTVEHSIYVSDLYRRKGIASKLLTHLINDATTRGYQTIVAGIDTMNEGSMHLHKAQGFKLMGVLEKVGYKFDRWLDLAFYQLQLK comes from the coding sequence ATGATAAGAGAAGCAAAGATAGAGGATATTGAAGTGATTACAGAGATTTATAATCATGCGATCCGTCATACAACGGCAGTGTATACTTATGATGAAACGTCGCTCGAAGAACGTGAAACTTGGTTTAATAAAAAGAAAAATGAGGGATGGCCGATATGGGTTTATGAATATGAAGGCGCGGTTGCTGGATTTGCAACATTTGGTTCCTTTAGAGATTGGCCTGCTTATCAATATACAGTAGAACATTCAATTTACGTCAGTGACTTATATAGAAGAAAAGGGATAGCTTCGAAGCTTTTGACACATCTTATTAATGACGCAACGACAAGAGGCTATCAAACGATTGTGGCAGGGATTGATACGATGAATGAAGGCAGTATGCATTTGCACAAAGCGCAAGGGTTTAAGTTGATGGGCGTGCTAGAAAAAGTTGGTTATAAATTTGATCGATGGCTAGACTTAGCCTTTTATCAATTACAATTAAAATAA
- a CDS encoding M4 family metallopeptidase, translating to MYQKLGICALSLSLLGTVYTPLAKAETVAPTGPLTVKSKADVMESLKEAAPEKGIKNYTKYYSIEKEQKDNMGFTHYTLYPKVDKHIAKDREVKVHVNPKGKVVMVNGELKAPEVKPKNNVSLSKEDAINKAFKAVDINRNEAKNADDEVVKSSEVVINSDKNKFVYEVELTTIDPKPSHWKVQIDAKTGEVVEKQDLVHHAAEVGKGVGVRNDEKEININSTQDGYSLEDLTRNGKLAAFTYDQYTNATHLITDEDTTFDSDDQKAGVDANFYAGKVYDYYKEVHNRDSYDDKGSPIDSITHVNKFRGRDNSKNAAWLGDKMIYGDGDGQETHSFSAADDVVAHEITHGVTQQTAGLVYRDQPGALNESFSDVFSYFIDPDDTLLGEDLFINPGPDKAIRSFSDPTQFDQPAHMDDYQNVDYDNGGVHINSGIPNKAAYLTTEKLGKEKSEKIYYRALTEYLTSTSQFKDAKRALEQSAEDLYGESAKEKVTEAWNEVGL from the coding sequence ATGTATCAAAAACTTGGAATTTGTGCATTATCTTTATCTCTCTTAGGTACGGTCTACACACCACTCGCTAAGGCTGAAACTGTAGCACCTACTGGCCCACTCACTGTCAAAAGTAAAGCTGACGTGATGGAGTCACTCAAAGAGGCAGCACCAGAGAAAGGCATTAAAAACTACACTAAGTACTACAGCATTGAAAAAGAACAAAAGGACAACATGGGCTTCACACACTACACACTTTACCCTAAAGTGGACAAACACATTGCTAAAGACCGTGAAGTGAAAGTACACGTAAACCCAAAAGGTAAAGTTGTAATGGTCAATGGTGAATTAAAAGCACCAGAAGTAAAACCTAAAAACAACGTTTCGCTAAGCAAAGAGGATGCTATTAACAAGGCATTTAAAGCTGTCGACATTAACCGTAACGAAGCTAAAAATGCTGATGATGAAGTAGTTAAATCAAGTGAAGTTGTCATTAACAGTGACAAAAACAAATTTGTTTATGAAGTAGAATTAACAACAATTGATCCTAAGCCATCTCACTGGAAAGTTCAAATCGATGCTAAAACTGGAGAAGTTGTTGAAAAACAAGACTTAGTTCACCATGCTGCAGAAGTTGGTAAAGGCGTAGGTGTTCGTAATGATGAAAAAGAGATTAATATCAACTCTACTCAAGATGGTTACTCATTAGAAGACCTTACACGTAATGGTAAATTAGCAGCATTTACTTATGATCAATACACAAATGCTACGCACTTAATTACAGATGAAGATACTACTTTTGACTCTGATGATCAAAAAGCGGGTGTAGATGCTAACTTCTACGCTGGTAAAGTTTATGATTACTACAAAGAAGTACACAACAGAGATTCATATGACGATAAAGGTAGCCCTATCGATTCTATCACTCACGTGAACAAATTCAGAGGCCGCGATAACAGTAAAAACGCTGCTTGGTTAGGCGATAAAATGATTTACGGTGACGGTGATGGACAAGAAACGCACAGTTTTTCTGCTGCTGACGATGTTGTTGCACACGAAATCACACATGGTGTGACGCAACAAACTGCTGGACTTGTTTACCGTGATCAACCAGGTGCATTAAACGAAAGTTTCTCTGACGTTTTTTCATACTTCATTGATCCAGACGATACTTTATTAGGTGAAGACTTATTCATCAATCCTGGTCCAGACAAAGCAATCCGTAGCTTCAGCGATCCTACTCAGTTTGATCAACCTGCACACATGGACGATTACCAAAATGTAGATTATGATAACGGTGGTGTTCATATCAACTCTGGTATTCCAAATAAAGCAGCTTACTTAACAACTGAAAAATTAGGAAAAGAAAAATCCGAAAAAATCTACTACCGCGCACTTACTGAATACTTAACTTCAACATCTCAATTCAAAGATGCTAAACGTGCGCTTGAACAATCAGCAGAAGATTTATACGGTGAAAGCGCAAAAGAAAAAGTAACAGAAGCTTGGAATGAAGTGGGACTCTAA
- a CDS encoding VOC family protein codes for MNFHDNRAIHVNRITLNVANLEKQTHFYQAIVGLPIKSQSKQQVVFSIGTKGHELVLNDLKEGRQATPYEAGLFHIAFLLDSVNQLGALIKHLSSFNIPIGGGDHLVSQAIYFTDTEGNGIEVYVDRDARTWEWQNQMVKMDTLPLDIESIIGEAESTIWEGMHKNAQIGHLHLKASDLKEGRLFYERIGFNVASTLPQAFFMSDKQYHHHLALNTWQSHQKRKSPLETYGLSTFNVVIPNGKVDEHVTPEGLILTINK; via the coding sequence ATGAATTTTCATGATAACAGAGCGATACATGTTAACCGTATTACATTAAATGTAGCCAATTTAGAGAAGCAAACGCATTTTTATCAAGCGATTGTAGGTTTACCGATTAAATCGCAATCAAAGCAACAAGTTGTTTTTTCAATAGGAACGAAAGGGCATGAACTGGTTTTAAATGATCTAAAAGAAGGTCGTCAAGCAACACCTTATGAAGCAGGATTGTTTCATATTGCATTTTTATTAGACTCAGTTAACCAATTAGGTGCGCTAATTAAACATCTTTCGTCGTTTAATATTCCTATCGGTGGTGGGGATCATTTAGTCAGTCAAGCAATCTATTTTACTGATACTGAAGGTAATGGAATTGAAGTCTATGTAGATCGAGATGCACGTACGTGGGAATGGCAAAATCAAATGGTCAAAATGGATACTTTACCTTTAGATATTGAAAGCATTATAGGAGAAGCCGAAAGTACTATTTGGGAAGGTATGCATAAAAATGCTCAAATCGGTCACTTACATTTGAAAGCAAGTGATTTAAAAGAAGGACGCTTATTTTATGAGCGTATTGGTTTCAACGTCGCTTCGACGTTACCACAAGCGTTTTTTATGTCAGACAAACAATATCATCATCATTTGGCGCTAAATACATGGCAATCTCATCAAAAGCGTAAAAGTCCTCTAGAAACATATGGTTTAAGCACTTTTAATGTCGTTATTCCAAATGGAAAAGTGGATGAACATGTGACACCTGAAGGATTAATATTAACAATAAACAAATAA
- a CDS encoding TM2 domain-containing protein codes for MQVNKLAYILLALFLGSFGIHKFYAGKPIQGLLHIAFFWTGIPHIIAIISAIRVLLIPSDEYGRVSL; via the coding sequence ATGCAAGTGAATAAATTAGCTTATATCTTATTAGCCTTATTTTTAGGTTCATTTGGTATCCATAAATTTTATGCTGGTAAGCCAATTCAAGGTCTTTTACACATCGCATTCTTTTGGACTGGTATTCCCCACATTATTGCTATTATTAGTGCCATTCGCGTTCTACTGATTCCATCAGATGAATACGGTCGTGTAAGTTTATAA
- a CDS encoding cold shock domain-containing protein, with protein sequence MYSGTVKWFNAEKGFGFIERQDGDDVFVHFSAIVGEGYKSLEEGQNVDFEIVNGDRGEQAANVVKM encoded by the coding sequence ATGTATAGTGGTACAGTAAAATGGTTTAACGCAGAAAAAGGTTTTGGATTTATTGAGCGCCAAGATGGAGATGATGTATTCGTACATTTCTCAGCAATCGTTGGAGAGGGCTACAAATCTTTAGAAGAAGGTCAAAATGTTGATTTTGAAATCGTTAATGGCGACCGCGGCGAGCAAGCAGCAAACGTTGTTAAAATGTAA
- a CDS encoding N-acetylmuramoyl-L-alanine amidase, whose amino-acid sequence MKYLSVLVTLIFMLAVFAPNTYAKSTLSPLKSTSSPFDHPISPNSEASKLPKEFAPTHYPDVNQYIIQNQIKHSKVVKDSRMNTLPKLPYKYGTYQGIVIHEVGEDNSTLTQWVDRMYETYETAFVHAFVDNNEIHLTAPAEYYVWGAGKEANPYFYQIEVVRTYTFDDFAKSVNNQAWLAAYMLKQKNLTPTLADDNEGIGTIISHNAVGKYWGGTDHTDPIAYYAKWGYDMHQFFDLVNYHYNHMDAV is encoded by the coding sequence ATGAAATATTTATCTGTCCTCGTCACTTTGATATTTATGTTAGCAGTTTTTGCACCAAACACTTATGCCAAAAGCACATTGTCTCCCTTAAAATCAACATCTTCACCTTTTGATCATCCGATTTCTCCAAATAGTGAAGCTTCTAAACTACCAAAAGAATTTGCACCGACGCATTATCCAGATGTTAATCAATACATTATTCAAAATCAAATTAAGCATTCTAAGGTTGTAAAGGATAGCCGAATGAACACGCTACCTAAATTACCTTATAAGTATGGCACATATCAGGGGATTGTTATTCATGAAGTTGGTGAAGACAATAGTACTTTAACTCAATGGGTAGATCGTATGTATGAAACATATGAAACAGCCTTTGTCCACGCGTTTGTAGATAACAACGAGATTCATTTAACAGCACCTGCTGAATATTATGTATGGGGTGCTGGTAAAGAAGCAAATCCATACTTCTATCAAATAGAAGTGGTGCGTACATATACGTTTGATGATTTTGCGAAATCAGTGAATAATCAAGCATGGCTTGCAGCATATATGTTAAAACAAAAGAATCTAACACCAACGCTTGCCGATGACAATGAAGGTATCGGTACGATTATAAGCCACAATGCAGTAGGAAAATATTGGGGTGGCACAGATCACACTGATCCAATTGCATATTATGCAAAATGGGGTTATGATATGCATCAATTTTTTGACCTCGTTAATTATCACTACAATCATATGGATGCTGTATAA
- a CDS encoding DUF3800 domain-containing protein has product MEIKVALDESGNFGRDGEYVVVGGLQVINSKPIQNFMKKQELKFKKMYPKDFEIQEIKHNNSYPAMKHHYINKIVEKAEKIHYCISNKRNCDPKMLEDENILYNYMVFRIVKRIITQNPDLKKLTLLLDNRTTKITRRDSLVDYLKGKVYFDLNRPDVELIVKMLDSENSRLIQAADFIAGSIYHYYTYNNSLCYNLLKEKLDCKYHYPYNNF; this is encoded by the coding sequence ATGGAAATTAAGGTAGCTTTGGATGAATCGGGGAATTTTGGTAGAGATGGAGAGTATGTGGTAGTTGGTGGCTTACAAGTTATAAACAGCAAGCCAATTCAAAATTTTATGAAAAAACAAGAATTGAAATTCAAAAAAATGTACCCTAAAGATTTTGAAATTCAAGAAATAAAACATAATAATTCATATCCTGCTATGAAACATCATTACATTAATAAAATAGTTGAAAAAGCAGAAAAAATTCATTATTGTATTTCAAACAAACGCAATTGTGACCCTAAAATGTTAGAAGATGAGAACATTTTATATAATTATATGGTATTTAGGATTGTTAAACGAATAATTACTCAAAACCCTGATTTAAAAAAGCTAACTTTGTTGTTGGACAATAGAACAACTAAAATTACAAGACGTGATAGTTTAGTTGATTATTTAAAAGGTAAGGTTTATTTCGATTTAAATAGACCTGATGTCGAATTAATAGTTAAAATGTTAGATAGTGAAAATTCTAGATTAATCCAAGCTGCAGACTTTATTGCAGGTTCGATATATCATTACTATACATATAACAACAGCTTATGCTATAATTTACTTAAAGAAAAACTTGACTGTAAATATCATTATCCTTATAATAACTTTTAG
- a CDS encoding N-acetylmuramoyl-L-alanine amidase, whose translation MKTQAQIDSLVNSYVGKYVDFDGYYAFQCMDLAVDYVYRMTDGKTRMWGNAKDAPSNSLPAGWKVIRNEASTVPKKGWIAVWTEKQYARWGHIGLVYNGGNARSFQVLEQNFDGNANTPARLRWDDYSGLTHFLVPPVSNTPSSSGAIKTVSDIKTPSKKRKIMLVAGHGYSDPGAVGNGTNERDFIRANVTKRVKAYLEKEGHEVALYGGNNQSQDIFQDTAHGQNIGNTRDYGLYWVKNQGYDIVVEFHLDAAGASASGGHTIIPYGLKADSVDTGIQKAIEKHVGTIRGITGRSNLLNCNVAKQIGINYRLVELGFITNSGDMSKIKNNIDAYCKDIASAISGAAIKTGLGSSAKPKTKTAPQGWNKNKYGILWKTEKGSFTCQVPQGIITRRTGPGRNFQQAGVLKKGQTVNYTEVQKNDGFVWISWMTNSGYEVYMPIRQIKPDGSLGPLWGSIK comes from the coding sequence ATGAAAACTCAAGCACAGATTGATAGTTTAGTAAACAGCTATGTTGGGAAATATGTTGATTTTGATGGTTATTATGCCTTCCAATGTATGGATTTAGCTGTTGACTATGTTTATAGAATGACAGATGGAAAGACTCGTATGTGGGGAAATGCTAAAGACGCTCCCTCTAACTCACTTCCTGCTGGATGGAAAGTTATTAGAAACGAAGCAAGCACAGTACCAAAGAAAGGTTGGATAGCTGTTTGGACTGAAAAACAATATGCTCGATGGGGACATATTGGTCTGGTTTATAATGGAGGAAACGCTAGAAGTTTCCAAGTATTAGAACAAAACTTTGATGGTAATGCAAATACACCTGCAAGATTAAGATGGGACGATTATTCAGGTTTAACACATTTCTTAGTCCCGCCAGTAAGCAATACTCCTTCATCTTCTGGAGCTATTAAAACAGTTTCAGATATTAAAACTCCTAGCAAGAAGCGTAAAATTATGCTTGTGGCAGGGCATGGATACAGTGATCCAGGTGCAGTGGGAAATGGTACAAATGAGCGTGATTTTATTCGTGCAAATGTAACCAAAAGAGTTAAGGCTTATCTTGAAAAAGAAGGTCATGAAGTTGCATTGTATGGCGGAAACAATCAGTCTCAAGACATATTCCAAGATACTGCTCATGGACAAAATATTGGGAACACTAGAGATTATGGTTTATACTGGGTTAAAAACCAAGGCTATGACATTGTGGTAGAGTTCCATTTAGATGCTGCAGGAGCAAGCGCAAGTGGCGGACATACAATCATTCCTTATGGCTTAAAAGCTGACAGTGTAGACACAGGTATTCAGAAAGCAATTGAGAAGCATGTAGGGACTATTAGAGGCATTACAGGACGTTCTAATTTATTAAACTGTAATGTGGCTAAACAAATTGGAATCAACTACAGACTTGTTGAATTAGGGTTTATCACTAACAGTGGAGATATGAGTAAAATTAAAAATAATATTGACGCCTATTGCAAAGATATTGCCTCTGCTATTAGCGGAGCTGCTATAAAAACAGGTCTAGGAAGCTCTGCTAAACCTAAGACAAAAACAGCTCCTCAAGGTTGGAATAAGAACAAATATGGTATCTTGTGGAAAACAGAAAAAGGAAGTTTTACTTGTCAAGTGCCACAAGGAATTATTACTCGAAGAACAGGACCAGGAAGAAATTTCCAACAAGCAGGGGTTCTTAAGAAGGGTCAAACTGTAAATTATACAGAAGTTCAAAAAAATGATGGTTTTGTATGGATTAGTTGGATGACTAATTCTGGTTATGAAGTGTATATGCCAATTAGACAAATCAAACCAGATGGCAGCTTAGGACCATTATGGGGAAGCATAAAATAA
- a CDS encoding glucosaminidase domain-containing protein, producing MGLPNPRTRKPTASEVAAWAKYRLGKRLDIDGRYGPQCWDLPNYIFRTYWNFITWGNAMHMAYYKYPKGFKFIRYTRGFVPKPGDIAVWHPGNGIGYAGHTAIVVGPSDENAFTSVDQNWKHYERPPNYNAGSAASLEKHGYVSVTGFVRPAYHPEATDPKTPTDIKPNIKPNKNDKLTTTGEAKKPEFKEIKKVQYTSFSSMLDEKLEYIDHYVAYGNMQPKPKGIYIKESSHLRSVEELYLQRNKYIEEGEYPHVYVDRERVWTPRPYDREAPQYPGWLVVEVCGGQTEGKRQFMLNQIRALIYGVWMLGWTDLKLSRSSIKVDQNIWRTMKDLINYDLIKNGIPDESKYDEVEKKIINLYLNKDKLMRETITTTTTKMKIRISNTTTVDTPSTGTAPKSKEPSKAPEIVVEKSPFTFQKALDLQMARGMPQKSYTWGRGNASRSETSKYMNPNTIWDSGTQRYQMLNLGKYQGISVDKLNKILQGKGTLSGQGKAFAEGCKKYNINEIYLIAHALLESGNGRSYFASGNAGVYNYFGIGAFDNNPNNAIPFARSKGWTSPPKAIIGGAKFVRRDYIDKGQNTLYRMRWNPKAPATHQYATAIEWCHHQATNISAFYKKIGLKGVYYVRDKYK from the coding sequence ATGGGATTACCAAACCCTCGTACAAGAAAGCCCACAGCTAGTGAAGTGGCGGCATGGGCTAAATATAGATTAGGAAAACGGCTAGATATAGACGGTAGATATGGTCCACAATGTTGGGACTTACCTAACTATATTTTTAGGACTTATTGGAACTTTATTACTTGGGGTAACGCTATGCACATGGCTTACTATAAATACCCTAAAGGATTTAAATTTATTAGATATACAAGAGGTTTTGTACCAAAGCCTGGTGACATTGCAGTTTGGCACCCTGGGAATGGTATAGGTTACGCTGGTCATACCGCAATTGTAGTCGGACCGTCCGACGAGAATGCGTTTACTAGTGTTGACCAAAATTGGAAGCATTATGAAAGGCCTCCTAACTACAATGCGGGAAGTGCTGCGAGTTTGGAAAAACACGGTTATGTTAGTGTGACGGGTTTCGTGCGTCCTGCATACCACCCAGAAGCTACCGACCCTAAAACGCCAACGGACATCAAACCGAATATCAAACCTAATAAAAACGATAAATTAACCACTACAGGAGAAGCTAAAAAGCCTGAATTCAAAGAAATCAAGAAAGTGCAATATACGTCGTTTAGTAGTATGTTAGATGAAAAACTTGAGTATATTGACCATTATGTAGCATACGGCAATATGCAACCTAAGCCTAAAGGTATATATATAAAAGAATCATCGCATTTGCGGTCTGTAGAGGAATTATACCTACAACGTAACAAATACATTGAAGAGGGTGAATACCCGCATGTATACGTCGACAGAGAGCGTGTGTGGACACCTAGACCGTATGACAGAGAAGCGCCACAATATCCTGGTTGGTTAGTTGTAGAGGTGTGCGGTGGACAAACTGAGGGCAAGCGTCAATTCATGCTTAATCAAATAAGGGCTTTGATTTATGGCGTTTGGATGTTAGGTTGGACAGATTTGAAATTATCCCGAAGTAGTATTAAGGTAGACCAAAACATTTGGCGTACGATGAAAGATTTGATTAATTATGACTTGATTAAAAATGGCATACCTGATGAAAGCAAATATGATGAGGTTGAGAAGAAAATCATCAATCTGTATCTAAATAAAGATAAGTTGATGAGAGAGACAATCACGACCACGACCACAAAAATGAAGATAAGAATCAGCAATACAACCACAGTAGATACGCCAAGCACTGGTACGGCTCCGAAGTCTAAAGAACCTAGTAAGGCTCCCGAAATTGTAGTAGAGAAAAGTCCTTTTACTTTCCAAAAAGCACTCGACTTACAAATGGCAAGAGGCATGCCTCAAAAGTCATATACATGGGGCCGGGGTAATGCGTCACGTTCGGAAACGAGCAAATATATGAATCCTAATACAATTTGGGATTCAGGCACACAACGCTATCAAATGCTTAACTTAGGTAAGTATCAAGGCATTTCTGTCGATAAGTTGAACAAGATTCTACAAGGTAAAGGCACGTTGTCAGGTCAAGGTAAGGCGTTTGCAGAGGGTTGTAAGAAGTACAACATTAACGAGATTTATCTTATAGCCCACGCTTTATTAGAAAGTGGTAATGGTAGGTCTTACTTTGCGAGTGGCAATGCAGGGGTTTATAACTACTTTGGTATTGGTGCATTCGACAACAATCCTAACAATGCAATACCTTTTGCCCGTAGTAAAGGGTGGACATCACCACCTAAAGCGATTATTGGTGGTGCTAAATTCGTAAGACGTGACTATATAGACAAAGGGCAAAACACTTTGTACCGCATGCGATGGAATCCTAAAGCACCTGCCACACATCAATATGCTACTGCTATTGAATGGTGTCATCATCAAGCGACCAATATTAGCGCATTCTACAAAAAGATTGGGCTAAAAGGTGTTTACTACGTTAGGGATAAATACAAATAG
- a CDS encoding DUF2951 family protein — protein MFGFYKNKEHEFRIRRLEENDKTVFNKLDRIEISLKTQEKVGEKLDWTLEEMRRDREEEHRTKEKNAKNIREIKMWVLGLIGTILSTIVIAVLRMLMGI, from the coding sequence GTGTTTGGATTTTATAAAAATAAAGAACACGAATTCCGAATAAGACGTTTAGAAGAAAACGACAAGACGGTATTCAACAAGCTGGACAGAATCGAAATTAGTTTGAAAACTCAAGAAAAAGTCGGAGAAAAGCTCGATTGGACGCTGGAGGAAATGAGGCGTGACCGAGAAGAAGAACACCGCACCAAAGAGAAGAACGCCAAAAACATAAGAGAAATCAAAATGTGGGTTCTCGGATTAATAGGCACTATTTTAAGTACGATTGTCATAGCTGTATTACGTATGCTTATGGGAATTTAA
- a CDS encoding XkdX family protein encodes MGKWVIKWYKEGRFTNEKFKIFVRCGWVTKEEYKELTGEDYVEVE; translated from the coding sequence ATGGGTAAATGGGTCATTAAGTGGTACAAAGAAGGTCGTTTTACGAATGAAAAATTTAAAATCTTCGTACGTTGTGGCTGGGTGACGAAAGAAGAATATAAAGAATTGACCGGCGAGGACTACGTAGAGGTGGAATAA